In Helicobacter pylori, a single genomic region encodes these proteins:
- a CDS encoding relaxase encodes MLDRAILDTKLDSRPMDLSFLDDILKHMQKPRFSDSDKVDKRLLIKFNQFNPNSKFIKSNLVGTKTASPVLIKNIGQMKRSHLENALNYALENSETAYNEMFLECDKQFILESWLNDFDLTKDYNETMHLVFSIKDKPDEETMQGLLHSTWESLKIRLPEYKFALVPHAHQDHAHIHCFINKTNQLTRRRLRFKGHEDCKEFFNELRSEFAYRLNDHLLSEEYLYVNEPKLKELDNIKQQLQDLEKEEKALEQIKSPQDEWDLNKALQSEYLQELKNKNKAKALDIQNNHSTPLKQKISEFKIALFNHKDTSDDEKEQLDIDRIDKRKPVSEHLKNTNKHELYELLGFYQKELDKKQNHSAFKNFAILNGLDRDFERETKGYSVLKKKEMLLNKLEHLDKRLLDKNSHLLLAQLRNEVKTKQNTQYNTLTNPILLAKALELSKDKRPTLKTFKNAYFSARKYQFMLESFKTKQNDPTYKLNDNTYELVSKQLQDYQNTMLLLAKERLLFLEQDLKQKEEEFERAKEHYVKSSKHYRETSLSPKEKQGFLKQIKQFSKISRDILYTCNEIIGANRFLTHYDNLNLEKVLEHAKDTKLEQKEIQAITKEPNNDEPWIEFGKKEQARAKAHYQAMLEKEKAKELAKQQANTLHSNELDDDPKAHAGLKQNDNTNFKGRNR; translated from the coding sequence ATGCTAGATAGGGCTATATTAGATACTAAGCTAGATAGTCGCCCTATGGACTTATCTTTCTTAGATGATATTTTAAAGCATATGCAAAAGCCTAGATTTAGTGATAGCGATAAAGTAGATAAAAGATTGCTCATTAAGTTCAATCAATTTAACCCTAACTCAAAGTTTATTAAATCTAATCTAGTTGGCACAAAAACAGCTAGTCCTGTGCTTATTAAAAACATAGGGCAAATGAAACGCTCCCACTTAGAAAATGCCCTAAATTATGCTTTAGAAAATAGCGAAACAGCTTACAATGAAATGTTTTTAGAATGCGATAAGCAATTCATCTTAGAGAGTTGGCTCAATGACTTTGATTTGACTAAAGATTATAACGAGACTATGCACTTAGTTTTTTCTATCAAAGATAAGCCAGATGAAGAGACAATGCAAGGGCTTTTACATTCTACTTGGGAGAGCTTAAAAATAAGATTGCCTGAATACAAGTTTGCCCTTGTGCCACACGCTCATCAAGACCATGCCCATATCCATTGTTTTATCAATAAGACTAATCAGCTCACACGAAGAAGACTGCGTTTTAAGGGGCATGAAGATTGTAAAGAATTTTTTAATGAATTAAGAAGTGAGTTTGCTTATAGGTTGAATGACCACTTATTGAGCGAAGAATACTTGTATGTCAATGAGCCAAAACTTAAAGAGCTAGACAATATCAAACAACAATTACAAGACTTGGAAAAAGAAGAAAAAGCCTTAGAACAAATCAAATCCCCACAAGATGAGTGGGACTTAAACAAGGCTTTACAAAGCGAGTATTTACAAGAACTCAAAAATAAAAACAAAGCAAAAGCCCTAGACATTCAAAATAACCACAGCACCCCTTTAAAACAAAAGATTTCTGAATTTAAAATCGCTCTGTTTAATCACAAAGACACAAGCGATGATGAAAAAGAACAGCTAGATATTGACAGGATAGATAAGAGAAAACCAGTAAGCGAACACTTAAAAAACACTAACAAACACGAGCTATACGAACTCTTAGGCTTTTATCAAAAAGAATTAGATAAAAAACAAAACCATTCAGCCTTTAAGAATTTTGCTATTCTCAATGGTTTAGACAGAGACTTTGAAAGAGAGACTAAGGGCTATTCTGTTTTAAAGAAAAAAGAAATGCTTTTAAATAAGCTTGAACACCTAGACAAACGCCTTTTAGATAAAAACTCACACTTACTATTAGCCCAGCTAAGAAATGAAGTTAAAACCAAGCAAAACACCCAATACAACACTCTAACTAATCCTATTCTTTTAGCCAAAGCCTTAGAACTTTCTAAAGATAAACGCCCCACTCTCAAAACTTTTAAAAACGCTTATTTTAGTGCTAGAAAATATCAATTCATGCTAGAGAGCTTTAAAACTAAGCAAAATGACCCCACTTACAAGCTTAATGATAACACTTATGAGCTAGTGAGTAAGCAACTACAAGACTATCAAAACACCATGCTTTTATTAGCCAAAGAGAGATTACTTTTTTTAGAACAAGATTTAAAACAAAAAGAAGAAGAGTTTGAAAGAGCCAAAGAACATTATGTGAAATCTTCAAAACATTATAGAGAAACTTCATTGTCTCCAAAAGAAAAACAAGGCTTTCTCAAACAAATTAAACAATTTTCTAAAATTTCTAGGGATATTCTCTATACTTGTAATGAAATCATAGGAGCTAATAGGTTTTTAACCCACTATGACAACCTAAACCTTGAAAAAGTTCTAGAACACGCTAAAGATACTAAGCTAGAGCAAAAAGAAATTCAAGCTATCACAAAAGAGCCTAATAACGATGAGCCTTGGATTGAGTTTGGTAAAAAAGAACAAGCTAGAGCTAAAGCACACTATCAAGCTATGCTAGAAAAAGAAAAAGCTAAAGAATTAGCCAAACAACAAGCTAACACCTTGCACTCTAATGAGCTTGATGATGACCCTAAAGCTCATGCTGGATTAAAACAAAATGACAACACAAACTTTAAAGGGCGTAATAGATAA
- a CDS encoding RNA degradosome polyphosphate kinase, whose product MNRFFNRELSWLAFNTRVLNEAKDESLPLLERLKFLAIYDTNLDEFYMIRVAGLKQLYEHKIASKGIDGTSPEEQLEKIKHYLAHEIEERELEFQKIQALLFKKGLCITPYNELNLEQKAKAKTYFKEQLYALVLPFKLDSSHTFPPLANLTFALFARIKDKETQTTSYALIKLPSFIFRFVELEKGLFVLAEEIVEAHLEELFLEHEILDCMAFRVTCDADIAITEDEAHDYADLMSKSLRKRNQGEIVRLQTQKGSQELLKTLLASLRSFQTHSYKKHKLTGMHVYKSAIMLNLGDLWELVNHSDFKALKSPNFTPKIHPHFNENDLFKSIEKQDLLLFHPYESFEPVIDLIEQAASDPTTLSIKMTLYRVGKHSPIVKALIEAASKIQVSVLVELKARFDEESNLHWAKALERAGALVVYGVFKLKVHAKMLVITKKADNQLRHFTHLSTGNYNPLSAKVYTDVSFFSAKNEIANDIIKLFHSLLTSSATNSALETLFMAPKQIKPKIIELIQNEMNHQQEGYIILKANALVDSEIIEWLYQASQKGVKIDLIIRGICCLKPQVKGLSENIRVYSIVGKYLEHARIYYFKHENIYFSSADLMPRNLERRVELLVPATNPKIANKLLHILEIQLKDTLKRYELNSKGRYIKVSNPNDPLNSQDYFEKQALKTF is encoded by the coding sequence TTGAATCGTTTCTTTAACCGAGAGCTTTCATGGTTAGCTTTTAACACAAGGGTTTTAAACGAAGCCAAAGATGAGAGCTTGCCTTTATTAGAACGCTTGAAATTTTTAGCCATTTATGACACGAATTTAGACGAATTTTACATGATAAGAGTGGCCGGGCTTAAACAACTCTATGAGCATAAAATCGCCTCTAAAGGCATTGATGGCACAAGCCCTGAAGAGCAACTAGAAAAAATCAAGCATTATTTAGCGCATGAAATTGAAGAAAGGGAGTTAGAATTCCAAAAAATCCAAGCCCTACTCTTTAAAAAAGGGCTTTGTATCACCCCCTATAATGAATTGAATTTAGAGCAAAAAGCGAAGGCTAAAACTTATTTTAAAGAGCAACTTTATGCGTTAGTCTTGCCTTTTAAGTTGGATTCTTCGCACACTTTCCCGCCTTTAGCGAATTTGACTTTCGCGCTTTTTGCCCGCATTAAAGACAAAGAAACCCAAACCACCTCCTATGCGCTCATCAAACTCCCCTCTTTTATCTTCCGTTTTGTAGAGTTAGAAAAAGGCTTGTTTGTGCTGGCTGAAGAAATCGTAGAAGCGCATTTAGAAGAATTGTTTTTAGAGCATGAGATTTTAGATTGCATGGCGTTTAGGGTAACTTGCGATGCGGATATTGCCATCACTGAAGATGAAGCGCATGATTATGCGGATTTGATGAGTAAGAGTTTGAGGAAAAGAAATCAAGGCGAAATCGTGCGCTTGCAAACCCAAAAAGGGAGTCAAGAGCTTTTAAAAACCCTTTTAGCGTCTTTAAGGAGTTTTCAAACCCACTCTTACAAAAAGCACAAGCTCACCGGCATGCATGTCTATAAAAGCGCAATCATGCTCAATTTAGGGGATTTGTGGGAGTTAGTCAATCATAGCGACTTTAAAGCGCTCAAATCGCCCAATTTCACGCCCAAAATCCACCCTCATTTCAATGAAAACGATCTTTTCAAATCCATAGAAAAACAAGATCTGTTGCTATTCCACCCTTATGAAAGTTTTGAGCCTGTAATTGATTTAATAGAGCAAGCCGCTAGCGATCCGACCACCCTTTCTATCAAAATGACGCTTTATCGTGTGGGCAAGCATTCCCCCATTGTCAAAGCCTTGATTGAAGCGGCGAGCAAGATTCAAGTGAGCGTTTTAGTGGAATTAAAAGCGCGCTTTGATGAAGAAAGCAATCTGCACTGGGCAAAAGCTTTAGAAAGGGCGGGTGCGTTAGTCGTTTATGGCGTTTTCAAACTCAAAGTGCATGCCAAAATGCTCGTGATCACTAAAAAAGCGGACAACCAATTACGCCATTTCACTCATTTAAGCACGGGCAATTACAACCCTTTGAGCGCTAAAGTCTATACCGATGTGAGTTTTTTTAGCGCTAAAAATGAAATCGCTAACGACATTATCAAGCTTTTCCATTCCTTGCTCACTAGCAGTGCCACTAATAGCGCATTAGAAACGCTTTTTATGGCGCCCAAACAGATCAAGCCTAAAATCATTGAACTCATTCAAAATGAAATGAATCACCAACAAGAAGGCTATATCATTTTAAAAGCCAACGCCCTAGTGGATAGCGAAATCATTGAATGGCTCTATCAAGCCTCTCAAAAAGGGGTTAAAATTGATCTCATTATTAGAGGGATTTGCTGTTTAAAGCCCCAAGTCAAGGGATTGAGTGAAAATATTAGGGTGTATTCTATTGTGGGGAAATATTTAGAACATGCGCGCATTTATTATTTTAAACATGAGAATATCTATTTTTCTAGCGCGGATTTAATGCCCAGAAATTTAGAAAGGCGCGTGGAATTGCTTGTCCCGGCCACAAACCCAAAGATCGCTAATAAATTGTTGCATATTTTAGAAATCCAATTGAAAG
- a CDS encoding site-specific integrase yields the protein MPHNKLTKSQRELFCNLKAFLYTKAKNFTPIQDVKDMALILDTQDKILKCHNIEQLKQLCHILYNQGIKHTIMMQGLFLFFNYFKDNLKLRSFRMLSEEQVINFLFELAQNRKPSSMAKYVMYLRQFFDYLDRKRRYGFDFTLKNLAFAKTKESLPRHLNDKDLKSFLKTLLDYKPTTSFEKRNKCILLIVILGGLRKCEVLNIELKHIQVEEQNYSILIQGKGRKERKAYIKKSLLEASLNAWLSDEYRLKYFNGAYLFKKDKQKAQNSLTLYNFIPLIFKLAQIKHYKQYGTGLHLFRHSFATLIYQETQDLVLTSRALGHSSLLSTKIYIHTTQEHNKKVALVFDSLIENKK from the coding sequence ATGCCACATAACAAACTCACTAAATCTCAGAGAGAACTCTTTTGTAATCTCAAAGCCTTTTTATACACTAAGGCTAAAAACTTCACGCCCATTCAAGATGTGAAGGATATGGCTTTAATCCTAGACACACAAGATAAAATCTTAAAATGTCATAATATAGAGCAATTAAAACAACTCTGTCATATTCTTTATAATCAAGGCATTAAACACACTATAATGATGCAAGGCTTGTTTTTATTCTTTAACTATTTTAAAGATAATCTCAAATTAAGAAGTTTTAGAATGCTTAGCGAAGAGCAAGTGATTAACTTTCTCTTTGAACTCGCTCAAAATAGAAAACCCAGCTCTATGGCTAAGTATGTGATGTATTTAAGACAATTCTTTGATTATTTGGATAGAAAAAGGCGTTATGGCTTTGATTTTACGCTTAAAAACCTAGCCTTTGCTAAGACCAAAGAAAGCTTACCCAGACATTTAAACGATAAAGACTTAAAGAGTTTTTTAAAAACACTCTTAGACTATAAGCCAACTACAAGCTTTGAAAAACGCAATAAGTGTATTCTACTTATTGTAATACTTGGGGGACTTAGAAAATGCGAAGTGTTAAACATAGAATTAAAACACATTCAAGTAGAAGAGCAAAACTACTCTATTTTAATTCAAGGTAAAGGTAGAAAAGAGAGAAAAGCTTATATTAAAAAGAGTTTGTTAGAAGCAAGCTTGAATGCTTGGCTTAGTGATGAATATAGACTAAAATATTTTAATGGGGCATATCTTTTTAAAAAAGACAAACAAAAAGCACAAAATTCTTTAACGCTTTATAACTTTATCCCCTTAATCTTTAAATTAGCTCAAATCAAACACTATAAGCAATATGGCACAGGCTTACATCTATTTAGGCATAGTTTTGCAACACTCATTTATCAAGAAACCCAAGACTTAGTTTTAACTTCAAGGGCGTTAGGGCATAGCTCCTTACTCTCTACTAAGATTTATATTCATACCACACAAGAGCATAACAAGAAAGTGGCTCTTGTGTTTGATAGTTTGATAGAGAACAAGAAGTAA
- a CDS encoding restriction endonuclease subunit S encodes MNKIIHYLQRIAECGTSSYPSIAPLDFLNIKIKLYPLETQQKIARTLSVLDQKIENNHKINELLHKILELLYEQYFVRFDFLDENNKPYQTSGGKMKFSKELNRLIPNDFEVKTLGELVDIFSGYSFQSNTYSNNKNDYILITNKNVQHSLVDLSITTNLLFLPKKLPKYCLLEPTNILITLTGHIGRCALMFSKNCILNQRVGVVLPKEKELNPFYYSLIRNPLFSAILQRNAIGSSQQNLSPIDTLKIQIPFNHKIIKQYSKTCENIIKLLVSNMQSTQTLTALRDFLLPLLLKQQVKPQ; translated from the coding sequence ATCAATAAAATTATTCATTACTTGCAACGCATTGCAGAATGTGGGACTTCTAGCTACCCCTCTATCGCGCCCTTAGATTTTCTTAATATTAAAATCAAACTTTACCCACTAGAAACACAACAAAAAATCGCTCGCACGCTTTCTGTTTTAGATCAAAAAATAGAAAACAACCACAAAATCAATGAGCTTTTACACAAGATCCTAGAACTTCTTTATGAGCAATACTTCGTTCGTTTTGATTTTTTAGATGAAAACAACAAACCCTACCAAACTAGCGGCGGGAAAATGAAATTCTCTAAAGAATTAAACCGCCTTATCCCCAACGATTTTGAAGTTAAAACGCTAGGGGAATTAGTGGATATTTTTAGCGGTTATTCTTTCCAATCAAATACATACAGCAACAACAAAAATGATTATATTTTAATCACAAATAAAAATGTTCAACATTCATTAGTTGATTTAAGTATTACAACTAACCTTTTATTTTTACCGAAAAAACTCCCCAAATATTGCCTATTAGAGCCAACAAATATTTTAATCACATTAACAGGACATATTGGACGCTGTGCATTAATGTTTTCAAAAAATTGTATTTTAAATCAGCGTGTCGGCGTAGTTTTACCAAAAGAAAAAGAGCTAAACCCCTTTTATTATTCTTTGATAAGAAATCCCCTATTCTCAGCCATACTGCAGAGAAACGCTATAGGATCATCTCAACAAAATTTAAGCCCTATTGATACTTTAAAAATTCAAATCCCTTTCAACCATAAAATAATCAAGCAATACTCAAAAACATGCGAAAATATCATTAAATTACTTGTATCCAACATGCAATCAACCCAAACCCTAACCGCGCTCAGGGACTTCCTACTCCCCCTACTTTTAAAGCAACAAGTCAAACCCCAATGA